A window from Vigna angularis cultivar LongXiaoDou No.4 chromosome 7, ASM1680809v1, whole genome shotgun sequence encodes these proteins:
- the LOC108337962 gene encoding uncharacterized protein At1g21580 isoform X4 translates to MDQHHFLHHHYHHPQDHRTTRYASLNPQSHHNHHHHNNLPPPPPAPPPPLSYHRSLHPAPLPQPYTPSTPQPQQQQQQQQFSFNHHSSLPHRTLEDDSRSLPYDLLPRRTTAIPWNPNPRTDDFDREFHHHHHRPPPPPPPPIETLRYDPGRRDRLVVDAYEQNPREALSWGGGDYHAPSQGDVEPPPYVRVYSVECDADVAGRGSRVESKRWVMSDRERERGRELHESSSNLVSKVSNTDKYYHGSDNVGRYSRGNSRERSHEFARTPPKKQMQKKSALLRIQTAKPNHRNREVEQLRYPSYGPEGSNGFFRGKEQYLAHGVKGEEREGSPVEIDISFESNSLVAKAIVAPPSCSVSVPDLNVTPVMDSDLGSGEKNKRVSGSDGYYSGLHQPYRVSSVVVVDLNRSPCKRNDRSGLGKEVNVRKSVQDSSSRSRTREADDSRGQNAVPNSVKAGNVCSGKSTITVVKKKKIVKRLVKKASANSKTSVPNSLQKRLPGTVKVESAALISSTASIPEKIQANSDDKSNIYDEGPDCLHSLPKEGNVLKEDKEGGLLQLSLGPDYTSQECDKDSDNRELSRFEIERDENIPKFSSRASSSEDKKSDSDCLDVNNDVLDNGNIIFMHDNANTSDCLAANNSVPGTIAEVNHMDYDNKQLCQNEGSLSVGNYSNVQSPLNNNLVDAGDEILKTSDTFSSSRKIGIQDGLDCLQHASALKQGSDNGSSNLEDCIIVHGSGIMNDAGNQLAHGDVTRHPENCETEKTFPNSNMLAGSGEGNTKKIKKRKARTQFNILSSEMESLSPDHVNPDNLGNNVDGGTLLLSKDPSTSKVLDQSVQNDVESITGLDEVTALHEEGEFLETQFYAANNNNGDANEVSPSSKRKKVTANPNLTQCQSQISAVIVVTTTSDVEAPVNLNDNQEHQKEFALSSMGMCVPTSVQSMLSVQSMLSVQSLPYSESITKRSDNILSGGSFDSTDANRETMSSEYSELQHSDIVSFSPCEDLAFQHDQFSPLDGECIGNITPVVLVSNTQIDVLGVGNTMGEKTDLQAVKEHYQYREFVQRSPRADMEPNDLNVKNDLLAQQNLMPCPTSGDEVTTSNSNDEFTVDAPGALSDIFSQGMASEVPDKRILELTAINDENICGVEENTSSVHQTKQNSRSDSAFGHGNMITKKTISEPSQVSSKVTTQALNSYRFGSSGTKNQSGSVIPKTFPGHSFTFLKSETKTSASSTHVSKPRTWHRTGNNPPISLPRINSVRAVPPKRPILERKGNFQNTSYVRNGNSLVRKPTPVPALPQISSVNKSSSGLGEISKSTKSESRADVTDQPMYLRAGARFSQQRQRQRTPPLPIDIKSEENTSSSLVEPHSGGSCENVSDPKTFIEINNNAQNSSEDALKHCEIPENQHVPSDNGESQVEANEGNPLSLNTKRIVYIKPKTNQLVATSNSRDVSLSTDDNGQTAFSDGYYKRRKNQLVRTTFESHSNQTAAVPNGTANSDGQGTSNALCNTRFSKKRLHKAVRSSCKRSRASLVWTLCSKNSSENDKNSRHNQKVLPQLFRWKRATFASSFNSSSVSAISKKLLQLRKRDTVYTRSKHGFSLWKSRVLGVGGCSLKWSKSIEKNSKQANEEATLAVAAVERKKREQKNVVCISSQSKMVEFAGERIFRIGSVRYRMDPTRRTLQRISVDESQSSASTSSGLASKSAYIPRRLVIGNDEYVRIGNGNQLIRDPKKRTRKLANEKVRWSLHTARQRLARKQKYCQFFTRFGKCKKDGGKCPYIHDPSKIAVCTKFLNGLCSTPNCKLTHQVIPERMPDCSYFLQGLCSNSNCPYRHVNVNPNASICEGFLRGYCADGNECRKKHSYVCPTFEATGTCTEGSKCKLHHPKKQSKGKKRKRSGDQKHTRGRYFGFIPADVSESGMMVAPNRHKQSSEIEEELSDYISLDVVSEEVADTDDLSFDPAVFCDNDSLDDFDELIKPVLLLKTKFTSQSPNSHILHATGGDFGRLLMR, encoded by the exons ATGGATCaacaccacttcctccaccaccactaCCACCACCCTCAGGACCACCGCACCACCCGCTACGCTTCCCTCAACCCTCAATCGCATcacaaccaccaccaccataaCAACCTCCCACCGCCGCCGCCCGCGCCGCCACCGCCTCTCTCCTACCACCGCAGCCTCCACCCGGCTCCCCTGCCGCAACCCTACACCCCTTCCACTCCCCAACCCCAAcaacagcagcagcagcagcaattCTCTTTCAATCACCACTCATCTCTCCCACACCGCACCCTCGAAGACGATTCACGTTCTCTCCCCTACGACCTCCTCCCTCGCCGGACCACCGCCATCCCCTGGAACCCTAACCCTAGAACTGACGATTTCGATCGCGaattccaccaccaccaccaccgccCTCCCCCGCCGCCGCCTCCCCCGATCGAAACCCTCCGCTACGACCCCGGGCGTCGTGACCGCCTCGTGGTGGATGCCTACGAGCAAAACCCCAGGGAGGCACTCTCTTGGGGCGGCGGTGACTACCACGCGCCTAGCCAGGGCGACGTAGAGCCCCCGCCCTACGTGCGCGTGTACAGCGTGGAATGTGACGCTGACGTGGCCGGTAGAGGGTCCCGGGTGGAGAGCAAGAGGTGGGTGATGAGTGATAGAGAGAGGGAGAGGGGAAGAGAGTTGCACGAGTCTTCTTCTAATTTAGTTAGCAAGGTTAGTAACACTGACAAATATTATCATGGTTCTGATAATGTGGGTAGGTATAGTAGAGGGAATAGTAGAGAGCGTAGTCATGAATTCGCACGTACTCCTCCTAAGAAACAGATGCAGAAGAAAAGCGCGCTTCTTAGGATTCAGACTGCTAAACCTAATCATAGGAACCGTGAGGTTGAGCAGTTACGGTACCCCAGTTATGGACCTGAAGGTAGCAATGGCTTTTTCAGGGGTAAGGAACAATATTTGGCTCATGGGGTGAAGGgggaagagagagaagggagCCCTGTTGAGATTGATATCTCTTTTGAGTCCAATTCTCTGGTAGCCAAGGCTATTGTTGCGCCGCCTTCGTGTTCAGTGTCTGTTCCTGATTTGAATGTGACGCCGGTTATGGATTCGGATTTGGGTTCTGGAGAGAAGAATAAAAGGGTTTCGGGCTCTGATGGCTATTATTCTGGTTTGCATCAGCCGTATAGAGTGTCTTCCGTTGTGGTTGTGGATTTAAATAGGTCGCCTTGCAAACGGAATGATAGGTCTGGTTTGGGGAAGGAGGTGAATGTGCGGAAGAGTGTTCAGGATAGTTCTTCTCGGTCTCGTACCAGGGAGGCTGATGATTCTCGTGGGCAAAATGCGGTGCCAAATTCAGTTAAAGCTGGCAATGTCTGTTCTGGTAAATCGACCATAACGGTtgtcaagaagaagaaaattgttAAGAGATTGGTGAAGAAAGCTAGTGCAAATTCTAAGACATCTGTGCCAAATTCACTGCAAAAAAGGCTTCCTGGAACTGTGAAAGTTGAGAGTGCTGCACTGATTTCGTCAACGGCCTCTATTCCTGAGAAAATTCAAGCTAATTCAGATGACAAAAGCAACATATATGATGAAGGGCCAGACTGTTTACATTCTTTGCCAAAGGAAGGTAATGTGTTGAAAGAAGATAAAGAGGGAGGTTTACTTCAGCTGAGTTTGGGGCCAGATTACACATCGCAAGAGTGTGACAAAGATTCTGATAATAGGGAACTGTCCAGGTTTGAAATTGAAAGAGATGAAAacattccaaaattttcttctcGTGCTTCTAGTAGTGAAGATAAGAAGAGTGATTCAGATTGTTTAGATGTTAATAATGATGTCCTTGATAatggaaatattatttttatgcatgataATGCAAATACTTCCGATTGTTTAGCTGCAAATAATTCTGTTCCAGGTACTATTGCTGAAGTCAATCACATGGATTATGATAATAAGCAATTATGTCAGAATGAAGGATCTCTATCGGTTGGGAATTATTCAAATGTACAATCCCCACTGAATAACAATCTTGTAGATGCAGGGGATGAGATATTAAAAACCAGCGATACTTTTTCAAGTTCAAGAAAAATTGGGATTCAAGATGGTCTAGATTGCCTACAACATGCCAGTGCACTGAAGCAAGGCTCTGATAATGGATCATCTAATTTAGAAGATTGTATTATTGTTCACGGCTCTGGTATCATGAATGATGCTGGAAACCAATTGGCCCATGGTGATGTCACCAGGCACCCTGAGAATTGTGAGACAGAAAAAACATTCCCAAATTCTAATATGTTAGCTGGATCTGGTGAAGGGAAcacaaagaagataaaaaagagaaaagctagaacacaatttaatattttgagttCAGAGATGGAATCCTTATCTCCAGATCATGTAAATCCTGATAACCTTGGAAATAATGTGGACGGAGGTACACTTCTATTGTCGAAAGATCCATCTACTTCTAAAGTTTTAGATCAGTCTGTTCAAAACGATGTTGAGTCAATAACTGGTTTGGATGAGGTTACTGCTTTACACGAGGAAGGGGAGTTTTTAGAGACTCAGTTTTATGCTGCAAATAACAACAATGGTGATGCAAATGAGGTTTCACCATCttctaaaaggaaaaaagttACAGCTAACCCAAATTTAACTCAATGTCAATCGCAAATCAGTGCTGTTATTGTGGTTACCACCACATCTGATGTTGAAGCTCCTGTCAATCTCAATGATAACCAAGAACATCAGAAAGAATTTGCGTTGTCAAGCATGGGTATGTGTGTACCGACTTCTGTTCAGTCAATGCTTTCTGTTCAGTCAATGCTTTCTGTTCAGTCATTGCCTTATTCAGAGAGTATTACTAAAAGGTCTGACAATATTTTGAGTGGAGGATCTTTTGACTCTACTGATGCAAATAGGGAAACCATGAGTTCCGAGTATTCTGAATTACAACACTCAGATATAGTCTCTTTTTCACCATGTGAGGACTTAGCATTTCAACACGATCAATTCTCACCATTGGACGGTGAGTGCATAGGAAACATTACTCCAGTTGTGCTTGTGAGTAATACTCAAATTGATGTTTTAGGTGTTGGAAATACAATGGGAGAAAAGACTGATTTACAGGCCGTTAAGGAACATTATCAATATAGAGAATTTGTGCAGAGGTCACCAAGAGCTGACATGGAACCTAATGATCTCAATGTTAAGAATGATTTGCTTGCTCAGCAGAACCTTATGCCCTGTCCAACTAGTGGTGATGAAGTCACTACAAGTAATTCGAATGATGAATTCACTGTGGATGCACCTGGTGCATTATCAGATATATTTTCTCAAGGGATGGCATCTGAAGTACCAGATAAAAGGATTTTAGAATTGACAGCTATCAATGATGAAAATATTTGTGGGGTTGAAGAAAATACTTCGTCAGTACATCAGACGAAACAGAATAGTAGGTCAGATAGTGCATTTGGACACGGTAATAtgataacaaagaaaacaatttcAGAACCATCCCAAGTTTCTTCCAAAGTTACAACTCAGGCTTTAAATTCATATCGTTTTGGGTCGAGTGGGACCAAAAATCAGTCAGGTAGTGTCATTCCCAAAACTTTTCCAGGTCATTCTTTTACCTTTTTGAAGTCGGAGACAAAGACATCTGCCTCTTCAACTCATGTGTCAAAACCTCGAACTTGGCATCGGACAGGTAATAATCCCCCTATTTCTTTACCTAGAATCAATTCAGTAAGAGCAGTTCCTCCCAAAAGGCCAATTCTAGAAAGGAAAGGGAACTTTCAAAATACCTCGTATGTTCGTAATGGAAACAGTCTTGTAAGGAAACCTACTCCAGTTCCTGCTTTACCTCAAATCTCCTCTGTAAACAAGTCATCTTCGGGCTTGGGTGAAATATCAAAAAGCACTAAATCTGAAAGCAGGGCTGACGTGACAGATCAACCGATGTACCTGAGAGCAGGAGCAAGATTTTCTCAGCAGAGGCAGAGACAGAGAACACCTCCACTACCAATTGACATCAAATCAGAGGAAAATACATCTTCCTCATTGGTAGAACCTCATTCTGGTGGTTCCTGTGAAAATGTATCTGATCCTAAAACATTTatagaaattaataataatgcaCAGAACTCTTCTGAAGATGCACTGAAGCATTGTGAAATTCCAGAAAACCAACATGTTCCATCCGATAATGGGGAGAGTCAAGTTGAAGCAAACGAAGGCAATCCCCTTTCTCTGAATACGAAGAGAATAGTATATATAAAGCCCAAAACAAATCAATTGGTTGCAACATCAAATTCGCGTGATGTTTCTCTCTCCACTGATGACAACGGCCAAACTGCCTTCTCTGATGGCTActacaagagaagaaaaaatcaGTTGGTTAGGACTACATTTGAAAGCCATTCCAACCAGACTGCTGCAGTGCCTAATGGCACAGCAAATTCTGATGGACAAGGAACTAGTAATGCTCTTTGCAATACGAGGTTTAGTAAGAAGCGGTTACATAAGG CTGTCAGGAGTTCATGCAAACGTTCAAGAGCCTCACTAGTGTGGACACTCTGTAGCAAAAATTCTTCTGAAAATGACAAGAATTCACGTCATAATCAAAAGGTTTTGCCTCAATTGTTTCGATGGAAAAGAGCAACATTTGCTTCAAGTTTCAATAGTAGTTCCGTATCTGCAATCAG CAAAAAATTGCTTCAATTGAGAAAGAGGGATACTGTTTACACTAGGTCAAAACACGGGTTTTCACTTTGGAAATCCAGAGTTTTAGGTGTTGGtggttgtagtttgaaatgGTCCAAATCCATTGAGAAGAACTCAAAGCAAGCTAATGAG GAAGCTACACTTGCTGTTGCTGCTgtagagaggaagaagagagagcaGAAAAATGTGGTTTGCATCAGTTCTCAGTCAAAGA TGGTTGAATTTGCAGGAGAGCGAATATTTCGTATTGGTTCAGTTCGATACAGAATGGATCCCACCAGGAGGACACTCCAGAGGATTTCAG TTGATGAATCCCAGTCCTCGGCATCTACCAGTTCAGGTTTGGCCTCCAAAAGTGCTTACATTCCAAGGAGATTAGTGATTGGAAACGATGA ATATGTGCGAATTGGAAATGGTAACCAGCTTATCAGAGACCCAAAGAAACGAACTCGAAAATTGGCAAATGAAAAAGTTAGATGGAGCTTGCACACTGCCAGACAGCGGTTGGCTCGAAAGCAGAAGTATTGTCAGTTTTTTACCAGATTTGGGAAATGtaaaaaggatggagggaagTGTCCTTATATCCATGATCCTTCAAAAATTGCTGTCTGTACTAAGTTCCTGAATGGTTTATGTTCTACTCCCAACTGCAAATTAACGCACCAG GTTATTCCGGAGAGAATGCCAGATTGTTCTTATTTTTTGCAAG GCTTATGCTCAAACAGTAATTGTCCATATAGACATGTCAATGTGAACCCCAATGCATCGATTTGTGAAGGATTTCTCAGGGGATATTGTGCTGATGGGAATGAG TGTCGGAAGAAGCACAGCTATGTCTGTCCTACTTTTGAAGCAACAGGAACCTGTACTGAAGGATCCAAATGCAAACTCCATCACCCCAAAAAACAAAGCAagggaaagaaaaggaagagatcTGGAGATCAGAAACACACCAGAGGACGCTATTTTGGTTTTATTCCTGCTGATGTTTCTGAATCTGGGATGATGGTTGCTCCAAACCGACATAAACAAAGTAGTGAAATTGAAGAGGAACTGTCTGACTACATCAGCCTTGATGTTGTCAGTGAAGAAGTCGCAGACACTGATGATCTATCATTTGATCCAGCAGTGTTCTGTGATAATGATTCCTTGGATGATTTTGATGAACTCATTAAACCAGTTCTTCTACTGAAAACAAAGTTCACATCACAATCACCTAACTCACATATCCTCCACGCAACTGGCGGAGACTTCGGTCGTTTGTTAATGAGGTAA